The Deinococcus carri genomic sequence CTGCACCAGAGGGTCCTGACTCACCAGGAGGTTTTTGATGACCCGTGAAGATCAGAATGACCAGAACCAGCGGCAGCAAGAGCAGGAAGAACTGAACGCGCAGAAGGAGGGCGGAGACAACAACCCGACCTTCAGCACGGATCTGACGGAGGCGGAGGCCGACCGCCTGGATATGCAGCCGGGGCGCGGCGCGCGGCAGGTGGAGGGAGCCAGGCCCTCCGAGGAATACGTCGACGACCATGTCGAGGGTGTGGGCGAACAGGGACCGGACCTGCTGGACCCGACCAAGGGCTGACCTCGTCCCCAACTGCCCGGAGGCCCCGTCTTGATGCGGGGCCTCTCGCCTGTGGGGAGGGCGCGGCCCTAGCCCTGGGGAACCGACAGGGTGTGCCCGACTCCCAGGCCGTGTCGGTAGACCAGTTGCCCGCCCAGGAAGCCGCCGACGAGTGCCAGGCCCAGAGCCGTGCCAGAGAGGGTCTTGCCCAGCCTGCGCCGACCCCGTTTGCGGGCCAGCAGGGAGGCCGCGTTCAGCAGCAGGGCCGTCTCGTTGAGGGTGCCGTGCAGCAGCCCGGTGCGGCGGGCCTGACCCCGTGTGTTGGACCAGTCGGTCCAGCCCGCCGCCACGGCCCCCACTCCGCCGAGGGTGCCCAGCAGCAGGGCCAGGTCGGCCGCGTGTTCACGCTCGGCCGACGGTGACGCGGGTACGAAGTCCAGCACCCCGGCAATCAACCAGCCTCCCAGCGGCAGGTGAATCAGGATGGGATGCAGGGGGTGGCCCAGCGACTCGCCGTGCAGCAGGCGGAGGACCCCGGCCGGCAGATGGCGCTCAGCCTCCTTCAGGGCCGGTTGCAGCCGCTGCGCGAGCTGTTCCAGGGCTTCGTGATTGCTCAGGGCGTCTTCGATCCGGTTATTGATCTGTGAGTCCATACCCGCTCCTTGTCCCCTCTGCTGTTCACCCTAGGCAGTGGGCCGGGGACCTCAGTGAGCGGGACTTGCCCTGGCCTTAAGACAAGAGGCGGCGCAGCTCACGGGCAAATAAGCGTTACCACGGAATGTGTGATGAACCGGAACAGACGTTGGGTAGCCGCTCCGGCCTCTTTACTGACCACTCTGGCATGAAGCTCTTCACACCTGAGGAAGACCTGAAGGTGTACGATCTGACCCGTGGTCAGCGAATCTCCCCGTCCCGCCCGCGCCCGCAGCCCCGAGGAGAAGGGCCAGCGGCGCGACGACATCCTGCGCGCGGCTGAGCGTCTCTGGACGACCACGCCCTATGCCGAGCTGAGCATGAACCAGGTGGCCCGCGAGGTGAAGCTGGCCAAGGGGACGCTGTACCTGTATTTCGAGACCAAGGAGGAGCTGTTCCTGGCGCTGCTGGCCGAGCATCTCCAGCGCTGGCTGGAGCAGCTCACGGCGCTGCTCGACGAGCGCCAGCCCCAGACGCCCGACGAGATGGCGCGGGTGCTGCTCCAGTCGGCCCGCGACCAGGAGCCGCTGCGCCGCCTGCTGATCCTGCTGGGCACCGTGCTGGAACGCAATGTACGCCCGGAACTCGCCCGGAAGTTCAAGCAGGAGTTCCAGCGCCTGACCCAGGATGTGGAGGCGCGGCTGCCCTTTGAGCCAGACGTGACCCGCCGCCTGCTGATGCACCTGTACGCCCTATCACTGGGTTGGCAGCAACTGACCGAGAACGCGACCTCCTCGCCCGAGATGCGCGAGCAGGCCGACCTGCCCTCCTTCGAGGAGGAACTCGCCTTCGGCCTGCGCGCGGTGATTGACCGCCTGGTGGCCGGGGGGTAGACCGAAACAGAATCAGGCCCCCGGAGTCGAGCCGGGGGCCTTGACTTGAAAGGGTGAGTGTCCGCCCGATGCAGCAAGGTCGCTGAACCTTGCTGCGTGCCGTCCCTATTCCTTCACGCCGCCCGCGACGGCC encodes the following:
- a CDS encoding DUF2231 domain-containing protein gives rise to the protein MDSQINNRIEDALSNHEALEQLAQRLQPALKEAERHLPAGVLRLLHGESLGHPLHPILIHLPLGGWLIAGVLDFVPASPSAEREHAADLALLLGTLGGVGAVAAGWTDWSNTRGQARRTGLLHGTLNETALLLNAASLLARKRGRRRLGKTLSGTALGLALVGGFLGGQLVYRHGLGVGHTLSVPQG
- a CDS encoding TetR/AcrR family transcriptional regulator, yielding MVSESPRPARARSPEEKGQRRDDILRAAERLWTTTPYAELSMNQVAREVKLAKGTLYLYFETKEELFLALLAEHLQRWLEQLTALLDERQPQTPDEMARVLLQSARDQEPLRRLLILLGTVLERNVRPELARKFKQEFQRLTQDVEARLPFEPDVTRRLLMHLYALSLGWQQLTENATSSPEMREQADLPSFEEELAFGLRAVIDRLVAGG